One Spirochaeta cellobiosiphila DSM 17781 DNA window includes the following coding sequences:
- the fliD gene encoding flagellar filament capping protein FliD, producing MSDLSIPGVTSKYNTSKMIEDLMKVEKIPLTRMEKRVDTYEEEKKVWQGVSRYIGTFKDNARVLYGFENPFGERKAESSDEKILTATANREANESEYKIKVIQTAKADRFLSAPVNNEFEVPEGEYSFTLGEDEESFSFSGGSLSKFADRINQKSKGKVIASVIKNSSQTQVLVVESQKEGSDNPLILGSDFEKIGVELGLLKRNNTSQVDVTFDSSLVDSADKGQMISDSAIKLSPTNSITIPLKGLSNLEDMVLEMDAYVLTLPESEQELPKPPQKPSLQMGEAGFQGITIQNEAFDLPLPEPKAPEPPPKVTDMQVISGVNGSQKVPFPALKDQEGQQKVTIALKDYMNSISALELNNKNTSKEITFENIRIYNPNARGDYSPANPIARAQDAKLELNGVEVVRSTNAIDDLIAGVDLNLEKASDEEIDLKIEPDREQIKEKVINFIGSYNRLLAELQILTKSEPSIVQELGYLSDEERDSANERLGMFQGDITLNQMKNRLQTMLMSPYTTEAGRDFSLLAQVGISTNATGQSGNGIDSTKLRGYLEMDEDKFDAALKSDLESVKDLFGNDTDNDLVVDSGAAYTTDTYLKPFTQIGGIIPLKLDSIDRQVDDTNDQIADYKVHLDDYEAKLKRQYGTMEGTLGSMEKTFNAIDNLNKQNSSN from the coding sequence TTGTCAGATCTTTCTATACCTGGCGTTACTAGTAAATACAATACCTCAAAAATGATTGAAGATCTTATGAAGGTGGAGAAGATCCCTCTCACTAGGATGGAGAAACGTGTTGACACCTATGAAGAAGAGAAAAAAGTTTGGCAAGGTGTTAGTAGGTACATAGGGACGTTTAAGGACAATGCCCGCGTTCTCTATGGTTTTGAAAATCCCTTTGGTGAGAGAAAAGCCGAATCTAGTGATGAAAAGATACTCACTGCCACAGCGAATAGAGAGGCTAACGAAAGTGAATATAAGATCAAGGTCATTCAAACAGCTAAGGCAGATCGTTTTTTATCCGCTCCTGTAAACAATGAGTTTGAAGTTCCAGAGGGTGAATATAGCTTTACCCTTGGAGAAGATGAAGAGAGCTTTAGCTTTTCAGGGGGAAGTTTAAGCAAATTCGCCGATAGAATTAATCAAAAAAGTAAAGGAAAAGTCATTGCCTCTGTCATAAAGAATTCCTCTCAAACTCAAGTATTGGTAGTTGAAAGTCAAAAAGAAGGGAGTGACAATCCCTTAATTCTAGGTTCTGATTTTGAAAAAATAGGTGTAGAACTAGGACTTCTAAAACGAAACAATACATCCCAAGTGGATGTAACTTTTGATTCTTCTCTAGTTGATTCTGCAGATAAAGGACAGATGATATCCGATAGTGCTATTAAGTTATCCCCTACTAATAGCATCACGATACCTTTGAAAGGACTATCCAATTTAGAGGATATGGTTCTGGAAATGGATGCCTATGTATTAACATTACCCGAATCAGAACAGGAGCTACCTAAACCACCACAGAAACCTTCCCTGCAAATGGGAGAAGCTGGATTTCAGGGTATCACCATTCAAAACGAAGCTTTTGATCTTCCCCTACCCGAACCAAAAGCCCCAGAACCTCCTCCCAAGGTAACAGATATGCAAGTCATCAGTGGAGTCAATGGTTCACAGAAAGTCCCCTTCCCTGCTTTAAAGGATCAAGAAGGACAACAAAAGGTCACCATTGCCCTCAAGGACTATATGAACAGCATTAGTGCTCTTGAATTAAACAACAAAAATACAAGCAAAGAGATTACCTTTGAGAATATACGTATCTATAACCCTAATGCACGGGGGGACTATAGCCCTGCCAATCCTATAGCACGGGCACAGGATGCAAAACTAGAGCTTAATGGCGTAGAAGTCGTTCGCAGCACAAACGCCATCGATGATCTTATAGCTGGTGTCGATTTGAACCTGGAAAAAGCTTCTGATGAAGAAATTGATCTTAAAATTGAACCAGATCGAGAACAAATTAAAGAAAAGGTGATCAATTTTATAGGATCTTACAATAGGCTCTTGGCAGAACTTCAAATCCTTACAAAATCAGAACCTTCTATTGTCCAGGAATTAGGCTATTTAAGTGATGAAGAAAGGGATTCTGCCAATGAACGTTTAGGAATGTTCCAAGGTGACATCACCCTAAATCAAATGAAGAATAGACTTCAAACCATGCTCATGAGTCCTTATACCACAGAAGCGGGAAGGGATTTCAGTCTACTGGCTCAAGTAGGGATATCTACCAACGCCACAGGTCAAAGCGGGAACGGAATTGACTCTACCAAATTAAGAGGTTATCTTGAGATGGATGAAGACAAATTCGATGCAGCCCTCAAGTCAGATCTGGAAAGTGTAAAAGACTTATTCGGTAATGATACGGATAATGATTTAGTCGTAGATTCAGGTGCAGCTTATACCACAGATACCTATTTAAAACCTTTTACCCAAATAGGTGGAATCATACCTTTAAAACTCGATAGTATAGATAGACAAGTAGATGATACAAATGATCAGATTGCTGATTACAAAGTTCATTTGGACGATTACGAAGCCAAACTGAAAAGACAATATGGAACAATGGAAGGAACATTAGGTTCAATGGAAAAAACATTCAATGCCATTGATAACCTAAATAAGCAGAATTCCTCTAACTAA
- a CDS encoding flagellin, with protein MIINHNMSAMNANRQLGVRQTDLTKSMEKLASGMRINRAGDDASGLAVSEKMRGQIRGLNQAEKNIQNGVNFIQTTEGYLQETQDILHRIRELSVQSANGIYSQEDRMQIQVEVSQLVDEVNRIASHAQFNGMNMLTGQFARDGVSGVTMQFQVGANMDQNEQVYIGTMTAASLDLVDQQGTGEMISISTADAANRAIGVVDSALQKVSKQRADLGAYQNRFEMASKGVAIAAENLQASESQIRDSDMASEMVEYTKNQILSQSSTAMLAQANTRTQSVMQLLG; from the coding sequence ATGATAATAAATCATAACATGAGCGCCATGAATGCCAATAGGCAGCTAGGTGTTCGACAGACAGATTTGACTAAGAGCATGGAAAAACTGGCATCAGGTATGCGGATTAACCGTGCAGGTGATGATGCTTCTGGACTTGCAGTATCTGAAAAGATGCGAGGACAAATCCGAGGATTAAATCAGGCTGAGAAGAACATCCAAAATGGAGTTAACTTCATTCAGACTACTGAAGGTTATTTACAGGAAACTCAAGATATCCTTCACCGTATTCGAGAATTGAGTGTTCAATCTGCCAACGGTATTTATTCTCAGGAAGACCGAATGCAGATCCAGGTTGAAGTATCACAACTTGTCGATGAAGTAAACCGAATCGCCTCACATGCTCAGTTTAACGGGATGAACATGTTGACAGGACAGTTCGCAAGGGACGGAGTTTCTGGTGTAACTATGCAGTTCCAGGTTGGAGCAAACATGGACCAGAATGAACAAGTCTACATTGGGACTATGACTGCAGCATCTCTTGACTTAGTCGACCAGCAGGGTACTGGAGAGATGATCTCCATATCTACAGCTGACGCTGCGAATAGAGCTATTGGTGTGGTCGATTCTGCTTTGCAAAAGGTAAGTAAACAACGTGCTGACCTTGGAGCTTATCAGAACCGATTTGAAATGGCCTCAAAAGGTGTAGCAATTGCTGCAGAGAATTTACAAGCCTCTGAATCTCAGATTCGAGATTCTGACATGGCTTCAGAAATGGTTGAGTATACAAAGAACCAGATTCTTTCTCAATCAAGTACAGCTATGTTAGCTCAGGCAAACACTAGGACTCAGTCCGTAATGCAGCTTTTAGGCTAA
- the csrA gene encoding carbon storage regulator CsrA has protein sequence MLILTRKQDESIVIGDNIVISIVDIKGDQVKLGIDAPKDVKVYRQEVYFAIQEENKAALMAKKDLPVLPDLFSED, from the coding sequence ATGTTAATATTAACTCGCAAGCAAGATGAAAGTATTGTTATCGGTGATAATATCGTCATATCCATAGTTGATATTAAAGGGGACCAGGTTAAGCTGGGAATTGATGCTCCGAAGGACGTAAAGGTTTACCGTCAAGAAGTGTACTTTGCTATACAGGAAGAAAATAAAGCAGCCCTAATGGCCAAGAAAGACTTACCTGTTTTACCGGATCTATTCTCTGAGGATTAG
- a CDS encoding flagellin has product MIINHNMSAINAQRNLKNTQLMTSKNMEKLSSGMRINRAGDDASGLAVSEKMRSQIRGLQQASKNASNGISFIQTTEGYLQETQDILQRLRELAVQSSHGIYTSEDRMQIQVEVSQLVDEIDRIASHAQFNGMNMLTGRFARETGSNVVTASMHFHIGANMDQRERIYIGTMTAEALDVRQVGSGEIMSFSSSDQANRSIGVLDSALKQVSKQRADLGAYQNRLEHAIKGIDVGAENLQAAESTIRDVDMASEMVDFTKNQILNQAGNAMLAQANQKNQSVMQLLQ; this is encoded by the coding sequence ATGATTATCAATCATAACATGAGCGCTATTAACGCTCAACGTAACCTCAAAAACACCCAGTTAATGACTAGCAAAAACATGGAGAAGTTATCCAGCGGTATGAGAATTAACCGTGCTGGAGACGATGCTTCAGGTCTGGCTGTCTCTGAGAAAATGCGGTCACAAATCCGCGGTTTACAACAGGCGTCTAAAAATGCCTCTAACGGTATTTCCTTCATTCAAACAACTGAAGGTTATCTACAGGAAACTCAAGACATTCTTCAACGACTTAGAGAATTGGCTGTTCAGTCTTCTCATGGTATCTACACTTCTGAAGACAGAATGCAGATCCAGGTTGAAGTTTCTCAGTTAGTAGATGAAATAGACCGAATTGCTTCTCATGCTCAGTTCAATGGTATGAACATGCTTACTGGACGATTTGCAAGAGAAACAGGATCTAATGTTGTTACCGCTTCAATGCACTTTCACATTGGTGCCAATATGGACCAGAGAGAAAGAATCTACATTGGAACTATGACTGCTGAAGCTTTAGACGTACGCCAGGTTGGTAGTGGTGAGATCATGAGTTTTTCTTCTTCTGATCAAGCGAACCGATCCATTGGAGTTCTTGATTCTGCCTTAAAGCAGGTATCAAAACAAAGAGCAGACTTGGGTGCTTATCAAAACAGACTTGAGCATGCTATCAAGGGAATCGATGTTGGAGCTGAAAACTTACAAGCCGCTGAAAGTACTATCAGAGATGTTGATATGGCTTCAGAAATGGTTGATTTCACCAAAAACCAGATTCTTAACCAAGCTGGTAATGCAATGTTAGCTCAAGCAAACCAGAAAAATCAAAGCGTAATGCAGCTACTCCAATAG
- a CDS encoding flagellar brake protein: MIYYLIQSSGNYQFVQQADSKQVLVFLGLLAAFILLLVIGGKNSTSSRRKSSSGGRKYNKGNFRKVAQSMGLSKNQVNILENIIKKLSVSNPFRLLESSSYFDTVLKKAINAIDDSSLSSNDKETQKNTIYGIRQIIEAHTMNRQKSVKNSYILRFGMNLTLSDRPGYSLDSHVTGNVDRYFTAEAPINHKGQRVKWHKGTKVKVSFWLNETNGYHFFTRVMGYKNSGGVNSVQLEHSKKILPTQQRRFRRKELSKPAYLYPISILTSGKGKRQTKKAIVHENQAFMGTMLDISAGGCSVRTTTPKNEGTLIRVNFETERGNPLVIYGKVVRTRSDTYRGAVMHIKMTTISQKNLNKIRAFVYEID; this comes from the coding sequence ATGATTTATTATTTGATACAGTCATCAGGTAATTATCAATTTGTACAACAGGCTGATAGTAAGCAGGTTCTTGTATTTTTAGGATTACTAGCTGCTTTTATATTGCTACTCGTTATTGGTGGAAAAAACAGTACCAGTTCCAGAAGAAAATCAAGTTCTGGAGGACGAAAGTACAATAAAGGGAATTTTAGGAAAGTAGCCCAATCAATGGGCCTGTCCAAGAATCAGGTCAATATACTGGAAAATATCATCAAAAAATTATCCGTATCTAACCCTTTTAGATTATTGGAATCCAGTTCTTATTTTGATACGGTACTCAAAAAAGCCATTAACGCTATTGATGATTCTAGTTTATCCTCAAACGACAAAGAAACTCAAAAGAACACCATATATGGGATACGACAGATAATCGAAGCCCATACAATGAACAGACAAAAGTCTGTTAAAAATAGCTATATCCTAAGATTTGGTATGAATCTAACCTTATCTGATAGACCGGGCTATTCATTAGACAGTCATGTGACAGGTAATGTAGATAGATATTTTACTGCTGAGGCTCCTATTAATCATAAAGGCCAGAGAGTTAAGTGGCACAAAGGAACTAAGGTAAAAGTATCCTTTTGGTTAAATGAAACCAATGGCTATCACTTTTTCACCCGTGTAATGGGCTATAAAAATAGCGGAGGGGTGAACTCCGTTCAACTAGAACATTCTAAAAAGATTCTACCGACTCAACAAAGACGTTTCAGACGAAAAGAACTATCTAAACCTGCTTATCTCTACCCTATATCCATCCTTACCAGTGGCAAAGGGAAAAGGCAAACAAAGAAGGCCATTGTCCATGAGAATCAAGCTTTTATGGGAACAATGTTAGATATATCTGCCGGAGGTTGTTCTGTACGGACCACAACTCCTAAAAATGAAGGAACTTTAATTCGTGTAAACTTTGAAACAGAGCGTGGTAATCCTTTAGTCATTTATGGTAAAGTGGTAAGAACACGCAGTGACACTTACAGAGGCGCTGTTATGCATATTAAAATGACAACTATTTCCCAGAAAAACCTTAACAAAATAAGGGCTTTTGTATATGAGATAGATTAA
- a CDS encoding flagellar protein FlaG, whose amino-acid sequence MTVDIGNVNPTVSKITPSEIINKERAVAQKVKANSELHQKTITKLQQVTEASQKKRTEIREILKELMNTTEFYNKKLDFEFKEALDQVVVKVIDKGSGEVLKQYPPEEMQKLHLRIREAVGLLFDEKI is encoded by the coding sequence ATGACTGTGGATATAGGAAATGTAAATCCCACTGTCTCTAAGATTACTCCAAGTGAAATCATCAACAAAGAAAGAGCAGTAGCACAAAAAGTAAAAGCCAATAGTGAATTACATCAGAAGACGATTACCAAACTACAACAAGTAACAGAGGCTTCGCAAAAAAAACGTACAGAAATAAGAGAGATTCTTAAAGAACTTATGAATACAACCGAATTTTATAATAAGAAGTTGGATTTTGAGTTCAAAGAAGCACTAGATCAGGTAGTGGTAAAGGTGATAGACAAGGGATCCGGAGAGGTTCTAAAACAATACCCTCCTGAGGAAATGCAAAAACTTCACTTAAGAATTAGAGAAGCGGTAGGTCTATTGTTTGACGAGAAGATCTAG
- a CDS encoding flagellar hook-associated protein 3 produces the protein MKRISTNMPNNDMQYHLRRREVEMAKVQNQMGTQSRIENLRDDPVAAAHSTRYKSNVFRMDRFQKNIATVQSDYRIAEGYVDESLSIMQRIRELNVQAAHGTYDKDQLKYMGTEVNELLNELVAIGNAKGAEGNAIFSGDKSIGDAFRSSEGHVPGSAQKVITNVDYIGTIQRQQTEISDGAYVDSNFPGNSVFWSDNQSIYSNAKATDYQVLQDSTIYLDGEAINLKAGDNIHSIIHKINDSDATVKASLDPVKDSLVLETTVPHQIWMDEGEDSQVWQDLGLVSDIGHKPPYNVADSARVYGGSVFDSVIRLRDLMYSGDQESIGTNALASIDSSINNILTNLSELGALDERVTMTNARLDANIPQMKARDSQTVDLDVTKAITDLKMLEYTHKAALGAAGRILQPTLLDFLR, from the coding sequence ATGAAAAGAATCAGTACTAATATGCCCAATAATGATATGCAATACCATCTCAGACGCAGGGAGGTGGAAATGGCGAAAGTTCAGAACCAAATGGGTACCCAGAGCCGTATTGAGAATTTACGGGATGATCCTGTTGCTGCCGCCCATTCTACCCGGTATAAGTCCAATGTTTTCCGAATGGATCGCTTCCAGAAAAATATCGCCACTGTTCAGAGTGATTACCGTATTGCTGAGGGATATGTGGATGAGTCTTTATCCATCATGCAGCGTATTAGAGAGCTCAATGTACAAGCGGCCCATGGGACTTATGATAAAGATCAACTCAAATATATGGGTACGGAAGTAAATGAGTTGCTTAATGAATTAGTCGCTATTGGTAACGCCAAGGGTGCTGAAGGGAATGCTATTTTTAGTGGTGATAAGAGTATTGGCGATGCTTTTAGGTCTTCTGAAGGACATGTCCCTGGTTCTGCTCAGAAAGTCATCACCAATGTTGATTACATCGGAACCATACAAAGACAGCAAACAGAAATCAGTGATGGGGCTTATGTTGATTCTAACTTTCCTGGTAATTCTGTTTTTTGGTCGGATAATCAATCTATATATAGTAATGCAAAGGCCACTGATTATCAGGTATTGCAAGATTCAACTATTTATCTGGATGGGGAGGCCATTAACCTTAAAGCCGGTGACAATATTCATAGTATCATTCATAAGATCAATGATTCTGATGCCACTGTTAAGGCCAGTCTTGACCCGGTTAAGGATAGTCTTGTGCTGGAAACCACTGTTCCTCATCAGATATGGATGGATGAAGGAGAGGACAGCCAGGTATGGCAGGATTTGGGGCTAGTTAGTGATATTGGACATAAACCTCCTTATAACGTTGCCGATTCCGCCCGTGTCTATGGTGGTTCTGTCTTTGATTCTGTTATTCGATTAAGGGATTTGATGTATTCTGGTGATCAAGAATCTATTGGAACAAATGCTTTAGCCAGTATTGATTCTTCCATTAATAATATTTTGACCAACTTGAGTGAATTGGGCGCTTTGGACGAACGGGTGACTATGACGAATGCCCGTCTGGATGCCAATATCCCCCAAATGAAAGCTCGTGATTCCCAGACCGTTGATTTGGATGTTACTAAGGCTATTACAGACTTGAAAATGCTTGAATACACCCATAAAGCAGCTTTAGGAGCTGCAGGGCGAATCTTACAACCTACATTATTGGACTTCTTGAGGTAA
- the tsaB gene encoding tRNA (adenosine(37)-N6)-threonylcarbamoyltransferase complex dimerization subunit type 1 TsaB encodes MNILSIDTSGTSMYLALQTQKGLYQYAQLAGLSHSEELLPRIETLVSHGKIALKDLDLIVVAEGPGSFTGLRIAMATAKGIAIGAGADIVTVSTLDIYGQIYGELPYTVLPVIDAKKNQFFGAFYQKGKRISEYYDAKADDILAIHNENILLTGIDGLLFQNSSSKEYSFLHLTPENTAVTLLEMGYNKWKISGAAPDDAAPVYLRKSEAELHRDKKKNDQS; translated from the coding sequence TTGAATATATTGAGTATAGACACATCAGGAACATCCATGTACCTAGCCTTACAAACACAAAAAGGTTTATATCAATATGCCCAACTAGCCGGCTTATCCCATTCGGAAGAGTTATTGCCCCGAATTGAGACTTTAGTAAGTCATGGCAAAATCGCACTCAAAGATCTTGATTTGATAGTGGTAGCAGAAGGGCCTGGATCTTTTACTGGATTAAGAATTGCAATGGCCACAGCCAAAGGAATCGCCATAGGAGCCGGAGCGGATATAGTAACGGTGTCGACTCTGGACATTTACGGACAGATTTATGGGGAACTTCCCTACACAGTTTTACCTGTCATTGATGCCAAGAAGAATCAATTCTTTGGTGCTTTTTATCAAAAAGGTAAACGAATCAGCGAATATTATGATGCCAAGGCAGATGATATATTAGCCATCCATAATGAAAATATTCTCCTTACAGGTATAGATGGACTACTGTTTCAGAACTCAAGTAGTAAGGAATATTCCTTTTTGCACTTGACTCCAGAGAATACAGCAGTAACTTTGCTAGAGATGGGTTATAATAAATGGAAGATATCAGGGGCAGCTCCTGATGATGCGGCTCCTGTATACCTAAGAAAAAGCGAAGCTGAATTACATAGAGACAAAAAAAAGAATGATCAGTCATGA
- the tsaE gene encoding tRNA (adenosine(37)-N6)-threonylcarbamoyltransferase complex ATPase subunit type 1 TsaE → MITYIAPTEKETIQWAANLVPHLKPGTIITMTGGLGAGKTTFVKGIALGLHIQEPITSPTYSIVCEYEGDMPLYHMDLYRLSSSEEFAYMGLEDILYGQGLCFIEWGERAEGILPPDCPSLDIQVNRDGSRNITLKGIEF, encoded by the coding sequence CTGATAACTTACATTGCCCCTACTGAAAAGGAGACTATCCAATGGGCGGCTAATCTAGTACCTCATTTAAAACCAGGAACAATCATTACCATGACTGGTGGTTTGGGCGCCGGCAAAACTACCTTCGTTAAGGGTATTGCTCTTGGTCTTCATATTCAGGAACCTATCACAAGTCCAACGTATAGCATCGTGTGTGAATACGAAGGAGATATGCCCTTATATCACATGGATTTATATCGTTTATCCAGTTCTGAGGAATTTGCCTATATGGGACTTGAAGATATCCTTTACGGACAAGGACTGTGTTTCATTGAATGGGGTGAGAGAGCAGAAGGGATTTTACCACCAGACTGTCCTTCCCTGGATATTCAAGTTAACAGGGATGGCTCCCGTAACATCACATTGAAAGGAATAGAATTTTGA
- a CDS encoding HD-GYP domain-containing protein has product MISHDNNEDIEVIESLEPIEEETEGQKYHFLDSISSYPIIQELLNKYTRSLLPIVLMDENMMIHWASMGFLGSYEVKEIPVRLQNMFKIDKELPWNQNFPQHLNMQSTNGYFKAQLTRYRKKSNSIQSLITVFPLYDKKDRAIFAYMGILNDTTDEHQYYIKKTFIGLLEASKLKDDDTGHHIERVNRYSLLLAQRLFGREGYEEITPDFLNEIGFLAAMHDVGKIGTPDNILNKRGSLDDKEWEIMREHTINGAIILSSYPGTMAKEIARSHHEKWDGSGYPYGLMGTDIPLAARIVTIADVYDALRSKRSYKDAYDHKRAINIMIENSGTHFDPDLLKVFLEIHKEFEKTYTELVG; this is encoded by the coding sequence ATGATCAGTCATGATAACAACGAAGACATAGAAGTTATAGAATCTCTTGAACCTATAGAAGAGGAAACGGAAGGACAAAAATATCATTTTCTGGATTCCATATCCTCATACCCTATCATACAGGAGTTGTTGAACAAGTATACCCGTTCCCTATTACCCATTGTATTGATGGATGAAAATATGATGATTCATTGGGCAAGTATGGGCTTCTTAGGGTCTTATGAAGTTAAAGAAATACCAGTACGACTGCAAAATATGTTTAAGATTGATAAAGAACTACCCTGGAATCAAAACTTTCCACAACATCTAAACATGCAGAGTACAAATGGGTATTTCAAAGCCCAGTTGACCCGATATCGTAAGAAATCCAATAGTATACAATCATTAATCACAGTCTTTCCGCTCTATGATAAGAAGGACAGAGCAATTTTTGCCTATATGGGCATATTGAATGATACGACGGATGAACATCAGTATTATATTAAGAAGACCTTTATCGGTCTCCTGGAAGCTTCAAAGCTCAAGGATGATGACACAGGACATCATATAGAAAGGGTAAACCGCTATAGTCTTTTACTAGCCCAACGCCTTTTTGGCCGTGAAGGCTATGAGGAAATCACCCCGGACTTTCTTAATGAAATAGGATTTCTTGCGGCCATGCATGATGTAGGGAAAATAGGGACTCCTGACAATATCCTGAATAAAAGAGGGTCTCTGGACGATAAAGAATGGGAGATAATGCGGGAACATACCATCAATGGAGCCATCATCTTAAGCTCCTACCCTGGCACAATGGCTAAAGAAATAGCCCGTTCCCACCATGAAAAATGGGATGGTTCCGGATATCCCTATGGCCTAATGGGAACGGATATCCCTCTGGCAGCCCGGATAGTAACCATAGCCGATGTCTATGACGCCCTCCGGTCCAAACGAAGTTACAAAGACGCCTATGATCATAAAAGAGCCATTAATATTATGATTGAGAACTCAGGAACACATTTTGATCCTGATCTATTAAAAGTTTTCCTGGAAATACATAAAGAGTTTGAAAAAACCTACACAGAATTAGTAGGCTAA
- a CDS encoding tetratricopeptide repeat protein, translating into MSYDNPLGNIYFVSIPESWSTKYPELPIESDTLLPVEISGDIKNWNMTDMSWEMILSGMLKVLAYHRHHKSIKAYRDLVFYLKPDIETELTSVALLKAEQKEYSLAEEIFLSLQGLYPKKSVYLLNLALLYENMSIHYASIGQKDVSLEHEEKARALFDSTVDETMPWEFYYHGGLFYLRHNSLIKGIEYLKTYLDKGQDKDKRQIAQNWIGQLATEEDERYQIAYEAMLSEDIDAAIELVGDFLKDNPRSWNGLFLLGWALRAKTHYEEACFVFNKALEVRESADVYNELAICFMELNKISDAGEYLEKAMALAPKDIKILSNKAIWHLKIEENNKAIEYFNKVLEIVPDDPMALDFLKKINN; encoded by the coding sequence ATGAGTTATGACAATCCCTTAGGGAATATATATTTTGTCTCTATACCGGAATCTTGGTCTACCAAGTATCCTGAGCTTCCCATAGAAAGTGATACCCTACTCCCTGTTGAAATCAGCGGGGATATTAAAAACTGGAATATGACTGATATGTCATGGGAGATGATCCTTTCTGGAATGCTGAAGGTACTGGCATATCACCGTCATCACAAAAGTATCAAAGCTTATAGGGATTTGGTATTTTATTTAAAGCCTGATATTGAGACTGAGCTAACATCAGTGGCCCTTTTAAAGGCAGAACAAAAAGAATATTCACTGGCAGAAGAAATTTTTTTATCATTACAAGGCTTATATCCCAAGAAGTCTGTCTACCTCTTAAATTTAGCCCTTCTCTATGAAAACATGTCCATCCATTATGCGTCTATCGGCCAGAAGGATGTTTCTCTGGAACATGAAGAAAAAGCTCGTGCTTTATTTGATAGTACAGTAGATGAAACTATGCCCTGGGAATTTTATTATCATGGGGGTCTATTCTATTTGCGGCACAATTCCCTAATCAAAGGTATTGAATATCTTAAGACCTATCTGGACAAGGGACAGGATAAGGATAAACGACAGATTGCTCAGAATTGGATAGGACAGCTTGCAACAGAAGAAGATGAACGTTATCAGATAGCCTATGAGGCTATGCTTAGCGAAGATATCGATGCGGCCATAGAATTGGTAGGAGACTTCCTCAAAGATAATCCCCGATCATGGAATGGTTTATTCCTGTTAGGATGGGCTTTGCGAGCCAAGACTCACTATGAAGAAGCATGCTTTGTCTTTAATAAAGCCCTGGAAGTCAGAGAATCAGCAGATGTCTACAATGAATTAGCTATATGTTTCATGGAATTAAACAAAATTAGTGATGCGGGTGAATATCTTGAGAAAGCCATGGCTTTAGCTCCAAAAGATATAAAAATTCTTAGTAATAAAGCTATCTGGCACCTAAAGATAGAGGAAAACAACAAGGCTATTGAATATTTTAACAAAGTCCTTGAGATCGTCCCGGATGACCCTATGGCCTTAGACTTCCTAAAAAAAATAAATAACTAA
- the fliW gene encoding flagellar assembly protein FliW has product MIVNTKAYGQIEVSEKQVIEFPHGLLGFEYLKEFVLLDASQQPFFWLQCKDVKEIAFVLINPLIFNPQYEPAIDEITKNVIELDSPEDLLLFAIVTIPEDSNQMTANLQGPVLINKKKRIGIQGISSDPRWKVRHRILSELKKQRTSSC; this is encoded by the coding sequence ATGATAGTTAATACAAAGGCCTATGGACAGATTGAAGTAAGTGAAAAACAGGTAATTGAGTTCCCTCACGGGTTATTGGGCTTTGAATACCTGAAGGAGTTTGTTTTACTTGATGCGAGTCAACAGCCTTTTTTTTGGTTACAGTGTAAGGATGTAAAGGAAATAGCCTTTGTCCTTATTAATCCCCTTATTTTTAATCCTCAGTACGAACCGGCTATTGATGAGATCACTAAGAATGTTATCGAACTAGATAGCCCTGAGGATTTATTGCTTTTTGCGATTGTAACGATTCCTGAGGATTCTAATCAAATGACGGCCAACTTACAGGGGCCTGTTTTAATTAATAAAAAGAAACGAATTGGTATTCAGGGAATAAGCTCTGATCCCCGTTGGAAGGTGAGGCACAGGATATTGAGTGAGTTAAAGAAACAAAGGACCTCATCATGTTAA